The following are from one region of the Vitis riparia cultivar Riparia Gloire de Montpellier isolate 1030 chromosome 14, EGFV_Vit.rip_1.0, whole genome shotgun sequence genome:
- the LOC117930029 gene encoding cellulose synthase-like protein D1, with translation MATSSTSPKKSSLASSTSSVGRPPQAVKFARRTSSGRVLSLSRDDDMDLSGDFSGNNDYINYTVLMPPTPDNQPMEASSGGAASADSKPDAPGPYGVSARVGMTRRVGNDQEGGISGAAMEGMDRRMSVMQSNKSILLRSQTGDFDHNRWLFETKGTYGIGNAFWSKDDDDYGHDGVSMSDFLDKPWKPLTRKLQVPAGILSPYRLLVLIRLIGLLLFIVWRIRNPNRDAMWLWGLSTVCETWFAFSWLLDQLPKLNPINRSTDLAALHDKFEQPSPSNPHGRSDLPGVDVFVSTADPEKEPPLVTANTILSILAVEYPVEKLSCYISDDGAAILTFEAMAEAVNFAEVWVPFCRKHNIEPRNPDSYFSLKSDPTKNKKRPDFVKDRRWIKREYDEFKVRINGLPEAIRRRCETHNNNEEMKEKKLAREKNGGAPLTEPVNVVKATWMADGTHWPGTWYSPIADHFKSDHAGILQVMSKVPSPDPVMGHPDDKVLDFTGVDIRIPMFAYVSREKRPGYDHNKKAGAMNAMVRASAILSNGPFILNLDCDHYVYNSMAVREGMCFMMDRGGDRICYIQFPQRFEGIDPSDRYANHNTVFFDGNMRALDGLQGPVYVGTGCMFRRYALYGFHPPRANEYSGIFGQIKTSAPNIQAQQAEKEDGELEPLSGHPDLDLPKKFGNSSLFTESIAVAEFQGRPLADHLSVKNGRPPGALLVPRPPLDAPTVAEAVAVISCWYEDNTEWGDRIGWIYGSVTEDVVTGYRMHNRGWRSVYCITKRDAFRGTAPINLTDRLHQVLRWATGSVEIFFSRNNVLLASRRLKFLQRVAYLNVGIYPFTSIFLVVYCFLPALSLLTGQFIVQSLNTAFLSYLLTITITLALLALLEVKWSGIGLEEWWRNEQFWVIGGSSAHLAAVLQGLLKVLAGIEIHFTLTSKSAAEDEEDIFADLYVIKWTSLFIMPLTIMVVNIVALVIGISRTVYSVLPQWNKLVGGSFFSFWVLSHMYPFAKGLMGRRGRMPTIVYVWTGLISITVSLLWISVSPPDG, from the exons ATGGCAACTTCAAGTACGAGTCCAAAGAAATCTTCATTAGCCTCCTCGACGTCCTCGGTCGGCCGCCCACCGCAGGCGGTAAAATTTGCACGCCGAACATCAAGCGGGCGTGTCCTAAGCCTTTCACGGGACGATGACATGGACTTGTCAGGGGACTTTTCAGGCAACAATGACTACATCAACTACACGGTTCTTATGCCGCCGACACCCGACAACCAGCCAATGGAGGCCTCTTCTGGGGGTGCTGCCTCCGCTGACTCCAAACCTGATGCTCCCGGACCATACGGGGTGTCAGCAAGAGTAGGCATGACTAGAAGGGTGGGGAACGATCAGGAAGGAGGCATCAGTGGAGCAGCAATGGAGGGAATGGACCGAAGAATGTCGGTGATGCAATCCAACAAATCAATACTGTTAAGGAGCCAAACTGGGGACTTCGATCATAATCGATGGCTGTTTGAGACAAAAGGGACGTATGGTATTGGTAACGCCTTCTGGTCTAAAGATGATGATGACTATGGACATGATGGAGTGTCCATGTCTGATTTTTTGGACAAGCCATGGAAGCCACTGACCAGGAAGCTCCAGGTTCCAGCTGGTATTCTTAGTCCTTACAG GCTACTGGTGCTGATCCGACTAATAGGATTGTTACTCTTCATTGTGTGGCGAATCCGAAATCCCAACAGAGATGCCATGTGGCTGTGGGGGTTGTCCACTGTATGTGAGACTTGGTTTGCCTTCTCCTGGCTTCTAGATCAGCTCCCCAAGCTCAACCCAATCAACCGCTCCACCGACCTCGCTGCCCTCCACGACAAGTTCGAGCAGCCCTCCCCTTCCAACCCCCATGGCCGCTCTGACCTCCCCGGCGTTGATGTCTTTGTTTCCACGGCCGACCCAGAAAAGGAGCCCCCTCTTGTCACTGCCAACACTATTCTCTCTATCCTTGCTGTAGAATACCCCGTTGAGAAGCTATCTTGCTACATTTCTGATGATGGGGCTGCGATTCTCACCTTCGAAGCCATGGCAGAAGCTGTCAACTTTGCGGAGGTTTGGGTTCCCTTCTGCCGGAAGCATAACATTGAGCCAAGAAATCCAGACAGTTACTTCTCTCTTAAATCAGATCCCACGAAAAACAAGAAGCGGCCTGATTTCGTGAAGGATCGACGCTGGATCAAGAGGGAATACGATGAGTTCAAGGTCAGGATCAATGGCCTACCTGAAGCAATACGGAGGCGGTGCGAGACCCATAACAACAACGAGGAGATGAAGGAGAAGAAGCTTGCTAGGGAGAAGAATGGTGGAGCACCCCTAACGGAGCCTGTCAATGTCGTCAAGGCCACTTGGATGGCTGATGGCACCCATTGGCCCGGAACTTGGTACTCCCCAATTGCGGATCATTTCAAGAGCGATCATGCTGGAATCTTGCAG GTGATGAGTAAAGTCCCCTCTCCTGATCCAGTAATGGGGCACCCAGATGATAAGGTCTTGGATTTCACGGGTGTCGATATTCGAATCCCTATGTTTGCTTATGTCTCAAGAGAGAAACGACCTGGGTATGACCACAATAAGAAGGCTGGAGCCATGAACGCCATGGTTAGAGCTTCGGCAATACTTTCTAATGGACCTTTCATACTCAATTTAGATTGTGACCACTATGTGTATAATTCAATGGCTGTAAGGGAGGGAATGTGCTTCATGATGGACCGTGGTGGTGACAGAATTTGTTATATACAGTTCCCCCAAAGATTCGAAGGCATTGATCCATCTGATCGATATGCTAACCATAACACTGTCTTCTTTGATG GAAATATGAGAGCTTTGGATGGACTCCAAGGACCCGTATATGTGGGCACTGGCTGCATGTTCCGAAGATATGCGCTCTATGGGTTTCATCCACCAAGGGCCAATGAATACTCGGGCATATTTGGGCAGATTAAAACCAGCGCTCCTAATATTCAGGCCCAGCAAGCTGAGAAAGAAGATGGGGAGCTGGAGCCCCTAAGTGGGCATCCTGACTTAGACTTGCCCAAAAAGTTTGGCAATTCAAGTTTGTTCACGGAGTCTATAGCAGTAGCGGAGTTTCAAGGAAGACCGCTTGCTGATCACCTGTCTGTAAAGAATGGCCGTCCTCCTGGTGCATTGCTAGTTCCACGTCCACCCCTAGATGCACCAACTGTTGCTGAGGCTGTTGCTGTTATCTCCTGCTG GTATGAGGATAATACTGAATGGGGAGACAGGATAGGTTGGATTTATGGATCAGTGACAGAGGATGTGGTCACCGGTTACCGAATGCACAACCGTGGATGGCGGTCTGTCTACTGCATCACAAAACGCGATGCCTTTCGAGGCACTGCACCCATCAACCTTACTGACCGCCTGCACCAAGTCCTCCGGTGGGCCACTGGTTCAGTGGAGATCTTCTTCTCTCGAAACAATGTGCTTCTTGCAAGCCGGCGTCTCAAGTTCTTGCAGCGCGTTGCCTACCTTAATGTTGGCATCTACCCCTTCACTTCCATCTTCCTAGTTGTCTACTGTTTCCTCCCGGCTCTCTCCCTTCTCACTGGACAGTTTATCGTTCAATCCTTAAATACAGCATTTCTCTCCTATCTCCTCACCATTACAATAACACTCGCTCTCCTTGCCCTTCTTGAAGTTAAATGGTCAGGCATCGGCCTAGAGGAATGGTGGCGAAATGAGCAATTTTGGGTCATCGGGGGTTCTAGTGCTCACTTGGCTGCAGTACTTCAAGGCCTCCTCAAGGTCTTAGCTGGTATTGAAATCCATTTCACCTTAACCTCCAAGTCTGCTGCTGAAGATGAAGAGGACATTTTTGCTGATCTTTATGTCATCAAGTGGACCAGCCTCTTCATAATGCCGCTAACTATCATGGTGGTCAACATTGTTGCCCTTGTCATTGGGATCTCAAGGACGGTCTACAGTGTTCTCCCACAATGGAACAAACTGGTAGGAGGATCCTTCTTTAGCTTCTGGGTGTTGTCTCACATGTATCCATTTGCAAAAGGGTTAATGGGGAGGAGAGGAAGGATGCCCACCATTGTATATGTCTGGACCGGGCTTATTTCAATTACTGTCTCTTTGCTTTGGATATCAGTCAGCCCCCCAGATGGTTAG